Proteins encoded within one genomic window of uncultured Desulfobacter sp.:
- a CDS encoding cytidylate kinase family protein — MSVITISRGSYSRGKEVAEKVASELGYECISRDILLEASEEFNIPEIRLVRALHDAPSVLERYTHGRERYVSYIRKALLQHIRKDNVVYHGLAGHYFLPDLPNVLKIRIISDIDERVKEEVRRENISEEKARYILKKDDDERRKWGLRLYGIDTWDSKLYDMVIHIKSLSVEDAADLICGTVRKPNFQTTPESEKVLDDALLAAKVHAAIVKVSPESIVTADDGVVNIGDPEASMKNEIKKIAENIEGVKKVIVNAHRKTGDHSAVNPFHNI, encoded by the coding sequence ATGTCCGTTATCACCATCTCAAGAGGTTCTTACAGTCGCGGAAAGGAAGTTGCTGAAAAGGTAGCCTCCGAACTGGGGTATGAATGTATTTCCCGTGATATTCTGCTTGAAGCATCCGAAGAATTCAATATCCCGGAAATCAGACTGGTCCGGGCGCTTCATGATGCGCCGTCCGTTCTTGAAAGATACACCCACGGCAGGGAACGCTATGTAAGTTATATCCGCAAAGCACTCTTACAGCACATCCGTAAAGATAATGTGGTCTATCACGGCCTGGCGGGTCATTATTTTTTGCCGGATCTTCCCAATGTCCTGAAAATCAGGATTATATCCGATATAGATGAACGTGTGAAAGAAGAAGTCAGGCGGGAAAACATTTCCGAAGAAAAAGCACGTTATATTTTAAAAAAAGATGATGATGAGCGAAGGAAATGGGGCCTGAGGTTATACGGCATTGATACGTGGGACAGTAAACTTTATGATATGGTCATCCACATCAAAAGCCTCTCAGTTGAGGATGCAGCAGACCTGATCTGCGGGACGGTTCGAAAACCCAACTTTCAAACCACACCTGAATCAGAAAAAGTCCTTGATGATGCCCTTCTTGCCGCGAAAGTTCATGCGGCTATTGTAAAAGTATCCCCGGAAAGCATTGTCACAGCAGATGACGGCGTCGTAAATATCGGCGACCCGGAAGCTTCTATGAAAAATGAAATAAAAAAGATTGCTGAAAATATCGAAGGGGTTAAAAAGGTTATTGTGAATGCTCATAGAAAAACAGGCGACCATAGTGCCGTTAATCCATTCCACAACATATAA
- the selB gene encoding selenocysteine-specific translation elongation factor has product MDNIILGTAGHIDHGKTSLIKALTGIETDRLKEEKERGITIELGFASLDLPNGQHIGIVDMPGHEKFVKNMVAGSSGIDVVVMVIAADEGVMPQTREHMEICNLMGISHGMIALTKTDLVDEDLLELAMDDIQDFILDTFLEDKPIVPVSSATGQGLDDFLTTLEQICTQIPPRKFSSIFRLPVDRVFSMKGFGTVITGTLISGQVSVGQEIMVFPRKITSKVRGLQVHSSSVETAGAGTRTAINFQGLDREAVFRGDVLSTLGALIESYMVDAQFHYLKSNAKPAKARTRVRFHSGTSEIIGYMVLLDRETLLPGETAPVQFRLESPVCCIKNDRYVIRSYSPVRTIGGGAILNPVSQKYKLKDKAIIEGLADLAEQDDEKTIAFFLSIKGYSGLTINELRVMTNVPDKKLAAALQKMLAQQEAVLTDKEKQIYVHGSVFDEFKEKVLERLTAYHQENPLKEGMPAQELKSKFQYVDDARFFNILFNRLEKENLIVLDKNLVKLSGFKVALQVDQHEIKEKIAAIYKESGLTPPFFRTICQDLEIDQKTGKDVMRMLIDEKQVVKTKDDLFFDADAVSDLETKLIEFLKANEKITTPQFKEMIGISRKYVIPLIEYFDSIHLTIRVEDHRQLRKKLA; this is encoded by the coding sequence GTGGACAATATAATTCTGGGAACAGCTGGACACATTGATCACGGAAAAACCAGCCTGATCAAGGCATTGACAGGCATTGAAACGGATCGTCTCAAAGAAGAAAAAGAACGTGGCATCACCATAGAACTTGGGTTTGCCTCCCTGGATCTCCCCAATGGACAGCACATCGGCATCGTGGATATGCCCGGTCATGAAAAATTTGTGAAAAACATGGTGGCCGGTTCTTCTGGCATCGATGTGGTGGTCATGGTCATTGCGGCAGATGAAGGCGTTATGCCCCAAACCAGGGAGCACATGGAGATCTGCAACCTCATGGGTATCAGCCACGGCATGATTGCCCTGACCAAAACGGATCTTGTGGATGAAGACCTGCTGGAACTGGCCATGGACGATATCCAGGATTTTATTTTGGACACCTTCCTTGAAGATAAACCCATAGTACCTGTATCCTCTGCAACTGGCCAGGGGCTGGACGACTTTTTAACCACCCTTGAACAGATATGCACACAAATCCCGCCCAGAAAATTTTCTTCCATTTTCAGGCTGCCCGTGGACCGGGTATTTTCCATGAAAGGGTTTGGCACGGTCATCACCGGGACCCTGATTTCAGGCCAGGTGAGTGTGGGCCAGGAAATCATGGTGTTTCCAAGAAAAATAACATCAAAGGTCCGGGGGCTGCAGGTGCATTCCAGTTCGGTGGAGACTGCCGGGGCCGGTACCCGGACAGCCATCAATTTCCAGGGTCTTGACCGGGAAGCCGTATTCAGAGGCGATGTACTTTCCACGCTGGGGGCTTTGATCGAAAGCTATATGGTGGATGCACAGTTTCATTATCTGAAAAGCAATGCCAAGCCTGCCAAGGCCCGGACACGGGTACGGTTTCATTCAGGCACAAGTGAAATAATAGGCTATATGGTCCTGCTGGACAGGGAAACACTTTTGCCCGGGGAGACGGCACCGGTTCAGTTCCGCCTGGAATCCCCGGTCTGCTGTATCAAGAATGACAGATATGTTATCCGATCCTATTCCCCTGTCAGAACCATCGGGGGCGGCGCCATCCTCAACCCGGTATCCCAGAAATATAAGCTTAAAGACAAGGCCATCATTGAAGGACTTGCCGATCTTGCTGAACAGGATGATGAAAAAACCATTGCCTTTTTTCTATCCATCAAGGGATATTCCGGGCTGACCATAAATGAGTTGCGGGTCATGACCAATGTGCCGGATAAAAAACTGGCAGCCGCCTTGCAGAAAATGCTTGCACAACAGGAAGCAGTCCTCACGGACAAGGAGAAGCAAATCTATGTTCACGGCTCTGTTTTTGATGAATTTAAGGAAAAAGTACTGGAACGGCTGACCGCCTACCACCAGGAGAACCCCCTAAAAGAAGGCATGCCTGCCCAGGAGCTGAAATCCAAATTTCAATATGTGGATGATGCCCGTTTTTTCAACATCCTGTTTAACCGCCTGGAAAAGGAAAACCTCATTGTTCTGGACAAAAACCTTGTGAAGCTTTCAGGATTCAAGGTAGCCCTGCAGGTAGACCAGCATGAGATCAAAGAAAAAATTGCCGCCATCTATAAAGAATCCGGCCTGACCCCACCCTTTTTCCGCACCATATGCCAGGACCTGGAAATAGACCAGAAAACGGGCAAGGATGTAATGCGGATGCTCATTGATGAAAAACAGGTGGTCAAAACAAAAGACGATCTTTTTTTTGACGCCGATGCTGTCAGTGATCTTGAAACAAAACTCATTGAATTTCTCAAAGCCAATGAAAAGATCACCACACCCCAATTTAAGGAAATGATCGGCATTTCAAGAAAATATGTCATCCCTTTAATTGAATACTTTGACAGCATACACCTGACCATACGGGTTGAAGACCACCGACAATTGAGAAAAAAGTTAGCCTGA
- the hemW gene encoding radical SAM family heme chaperone HemW — MIKSENLYIHVPFCIKKCRYCDFFSTTDVSLIPDYVTALVQEIRLRSQLNVSQPKGNAVTVYFGGGTPSLLEPRDLENILQALDNAFGLCRQTEITLEANPGTLDEIRLKSFQRLGINRVSLGVQSFDPGQLSLLGRIHSADDAVNAVEKVRACGIDNISLDLIYGLPGQSGDHLIRELEAALNLNPAHLSCYMLTLEPGTAMHTMYERDKFLPMAQSDQVDLFRVAAKYLKARGWDHYEVSNFAKHTSLRSVHNRAYWQMVPYHGFGPGAHSYTVKSKADGSIECKRSWNAPDLDGYIRFLKTGNLPASDSETLTLEQRQMEYVMVGLRTSMGLDIRIGQNLWQNRFLTVFEPLMDHLENEGFARFQDAGQRFVLTLDGWMRLDSIVASFVEPI, encoded by the coding sequence ATGATTAAGTCTGAAAACCTTTATATTCACGTCCCCTTCTGTATAAAAAAATGCCGGTATTGCGATTTTTTTTCCACAACCGATGTTTCCCTGATTCCTGATTATGTGACGGCCCTGGTTCAAGAGATTCGGCTGCGTTCACAATTGAATGTATCACAACCCAAGGGCAATGCTGTGACCGTGTATTTTGGGGGCGGTACGCCGTCTTTACTTGAGCCGCGGGATCTCGAAAATATTCTGCAGGCCCTGGACAACGCCTTTGGTCTTTGCCGCCAGACTGAAATCACACTTGAAGCCAATCCCGGTACCCTGGATGAGATCCGTTTAAAATCGTTTCAACGTCTGGGGATTAATCGTGTAAGCCTTGGTGTCCAATCATTTGATCCGGGGCAGCTCTCTCTTTTAGGGCGCATCCATTCAGCAGATGATGCCGTTAATGCTGTGGAAAAGGTCCGTGCTTGCGGTATTGATAATATCAGTCTGGATTTGATTTACGGTCTTCCCGGTCAGAGCGGCGATCATCTGATCCGGGAGCTTGAAGCGGCCTTGAATCTTAATCCCGCACATCTTTCCTGTTATATGCTCACGTTAGAACCGGGTACGGCAATGCATACCATGTATGAACGGGATAAATTTTTACCCATGGCACAATCCGATCAGGTCGATCTGTTCCGTGTGGCTGCCAAATATCTAAAAGCCCGTGGGTGGGATCATTATGAAGTATCCAATTTTGCAAAGCATACTTCTCTTCGTTCTGTGCACAACCGTGCATATTGGCAGATGGTGCCTTACCATGGATTCGGGCCGGGCGCCCATTCTTATACCGTAAAATCCAAAGCAGATGGATCCATAGAATGTAAACGGTCATGGAATGCACCGGATCTGGATGGATACATTAGATTTTTGAAAACAGGCAACTTGCCTGCATCCGACAGTGAAACCCTTACCCTGGAACAGCGGCAGATGGAGTATGTCATGGTGGGGCTGCGAACGTCTATGGGCCTTGATATCAGAATCGGGCAAAATCTGTGGCAGAATCGGTTTTTAACCGTGTTTGAACCCTTGATGGATCACCTTGAAAATGAGGGGTTTGCCCGATTCCAGGATGCCGGGCAACGATTTGTATTGACACTTGACGGCTGGATGCGCCTGGACAGTATTGTTGCCTCTTTTGTTGAACCGATTTGA
- a CDS encoding radical SAM protein, which translates to MADEKPTQIYQGYEQGPICPINDAYSLLLRLIRNCPWNRCAFCPVYKKQKFSIRPVEDIIKDIDLICTYIDRLRLENATPIALDQERIHTIYTGFEVRDRDRVAFNNAVKWYAAGMTSIFLQDANPLVMKPKDLVFILRHIKDCFPQIETIATYARSSTINQLPDGTLKQLHTLGLNRIHVGIESGSNLVLNRMRKGVDRFGHIEACKRIQQAGIELYIYVMPGLGGVDLSIEHALETAEALNAINPDVIKIRTLGLSPSTELAHWQMRGMFEKPGDAMIATEVRLMLEALGNIESRIKSDHILNLFETVNGKMPHDKDKMIGIIDRFFELDPQKRILYQIGRRMGFFKGLGDMDTSPQMDQVRLACENYGVTPKNVDQILDRLMTRFV; encoded by the coding sequence ATGGCAGACGAAAAACCGACACAGATATATCAGGGATATGAACAGGGACCCATTTGTCCGATCAATGATGCATACAGCCTTCTGTTGCGTCTGATCCGGAACTGTCCTTGGAATCGCTGTGCCTTTTGTCCGGTCTATAAAAAACAGAAATTTTCCATACGCCCCGTGGAAGATATTATTAAAGACATTGACCTGATTTGTACCTACATTGACAGACTGCGTCTTGAAAATGCCACCCCCATTGCCTTGGATCAGGAACGGATTCATACCATTTATACAGGTTTTGAGGTGCGCGACCGCGACCGGGTTGCATTCAACAATGCCGTCAAATGGTATGCCGCAGGCATGACTTCCATTTTTCTCCAGGATGCCAATCCCCTTGTCATGAAGCCCAAGGATCTTGTTTTTATTCTCAGGCACATCAAGGACTGTTTTCCACAAATCGAGACCATTGCCACCTATGCCAGAAGCAGCACTATCAATCAATTGCCCGACGGTACCCTGAAGCAATTGCATACCCTTGGGCTTAACCGGATTCACGTGGGGATTGAAAGTGGATCAAATTTAGTGCTTAACCGTATGCGCAAAGGCGTTGACAGATTTGGCCACATAGAGGCGTGTAAACGGATCCAGCAGGCAGGTATTGAATTATATATATATGTAATGCCCGGCTTAGGTGGTGTTGATCTCTCCATCGAGCATGCCCTTGAAACCGCTGAAGCCCTGAATGCAATCAATCCGGATGTGATAAAGATTCGGACCCTGGGTCTTTCACCTTCCACAGAACTCGCCCACTGGCAGATGCGGGGTATGTTTGAAAAACCGGGTGATGCCATGATTGCTACGGAAGTACGCCTGATGCTTGAGGCCCTTGGTAATATCGAGTCTCGTATAAAAAGTGATCACATTTTGAATCTGTTTGAAACCGTTAACGGTAAGATGCCTCATGACAAGGATAAAATGATCGGGATCATTGACCGGTTTTTTGAATTGGACCCCCAAAAACGCATCCTTTATCAAATTGGTCGGCGCATGGGGTTTTTCAAAGGGCTTGGAGATATGGATACAAGCCCCCAGATGGACCAGGTGCGGCTTGCCTGTGAAAATTACGGGGTGACCCCCAAGAACGTTGATCAGATTTTGGACCGGTTGATGACGCGGTTTGTCTGA
- a CDS encoding DegT/DnrJ/EryC1/StrS family aminotransferase — protein MPGFELFSDEERKQVNDVLETGVLFRYGFEGVRNGHFKALEFEKKLAQITGAGFSHLCSSGTAALCTALAACGIGAGDEVIVPPFTFVATFEAVIQAGAIPVFADIDQTLCLDPDRLEAAVTSRTKAVVPVHMCGSMARIDEIKAFCDKKGLVLLEDACQSLGASFQGSHLGTFGKAGCFSFDSVKTVTCGEGGGIITNDEDIYTRCDQYADHGHDHLGGPDRGADDHPIMGTNYRICELNAAVGLAQLGKLDRIVEIQKKNKAAIKNAMQEVEGVTFRELPDPAGDSATFLSFFMPSQDRAEQAAKKLSENGAPCAYWYNNNWHYYKKWHHLKEMKRSARLPFELSTDLPDYAGLVLEQSENIMKRTLSMQIMLSWTADDMEKRIQAVLNALK, from the coding sequence ATGCCTGGCTTTGAATTATTTTCAGATGAGGAACGTAAACAAGTCAATGATGTACTGGAAACAGGCGTTTTATTCAGATACGGATTTGAAGGCGTCAGAAACGGTCACTTTAAGGCCTTGGAATTTGAAAAAAAATTGGCCCAAATAACAGGTGCCGGGTTCAGCCATCTATGTTCCAGCGGCACTGCAGCCCTTTGCACAGCCCTTGCAGCCTGCGGCATCGGAGCCGGGGATGAGGTCATTGTACCGCCGTTTACCTTTGTGGCCACTTTTGAAGCCGTTATTCAAGCAGGTGCAATCCCGGTATTTGCAGACATTGACCAGACCCTTTGCCTGGACCCCGACCGCCTGGAAGCGGCAGTAACGTCGCGGACAAAGGCAGTGGTGCCGGTGCATATGTGTGGATCCATGGCAAGAATTGATGAAATTAAAGCCTTTTGTGATAAAAAGGGCCTGGTGCTTCTGGAAGATGCCTGCCAGTCGCTGGGCGCAAGTTTCCAAGGCAGCCATCTGGGCACATTCGGCAAGGCCGGTTGTTTTTCATTTGACTCGGTCAAAACCGTAACCTGTGGTGAAGGCGGCGGTATCATCACAAACGATGAAGACATTTACACCCGGTGTGACCAGTATGCGGACCATGGCCATGACCACTTAGGCGGGCCGGACCGGGGTGCAGATGACCATCCCATCATGGGCACCAACTACAGAATCTGCGAACTCAATGCCGCAGTGGGGCTTGCCCAGTTAGGCAAGCTTGACCGCATCGTTGAAATCCAGAAAAAAAATAAAGCCGCCATTAAAAACGCCATGCAAGAGGTTGAAGGTGTTACTTTCCGCGAACTCCCTGACCCGGCCGGAGATTCCGCCACGTTCTTGAGCTTTTTTATGCCCTCACAAGATCGGGCCGAACAGGCGGCAAAAAAACTTTCGGAAAACGGAGCGCCTTGCGCTTACTGGTATAATAACAACTGGCATTACTATAAAAAATGGCACCATCTCAAGGAGATGAAACGGTCGGCCAGACTCCCCTTTGAATTGAGTACAGATCTGCCGGATTATGCCGGCCTTGTGCTTGAACAAAGCGAAAATATTATGAAGCGGACCTTGTCCATGCAGATCATGCTCTCCTGGACCGCGGATGATATGGAGAAACGTATACAGGCGGTATTAAACGCGTTAAAGTAA
- a CDS encoding iron-containing alcohol dehydrogenase family protein: MFRNFKLVPNILFGRGCFAQLDEVVGDRRKSGEDWAVFVVDDVFKGKELEKRIPLHDNDFLLWINVADEPKTGYVDKLTLEAKKFNTALPCAVIGIGGGSAMDLAKSVSLMLTNEGSSTKYQGWDLIKNPAIWHAAVPTLSGTGAEVSRTAVLTGPEKKLGLNSDYTVFDQVVLDPELTAGVPKDQHFYTGMDCYIHCIESLQGTYINEFSKAYGEKSLDLCRQVFVDNHPDSADKLMMASFFGGMSIAYSQVGACHALSYGLAYVLGTHHGVGCCITFDTLDEYYPDGVKEFRSIMEKTGVDIPRGLTKDLTDDQMETMISVALNLDPLWENCLGKDWKTIMTRDKARSLFEKM; the protein is encoded by the coding sequence ATGTTCAGAAATTTTAAGCTGGTTCCCAATATTCTTTTCGGCCGGGGCTGTTTTGCCCAGCTTGACGAGGTTGTGGGCGACCGGCGCAAGTCCGGTGAAGACTGGGCTGTTTTTGTTGTGGATGATGTATTTAAAGGCAAGGAACTTGAAAAACGCATTCCCTTGCATGACAACGATTTTCTTTTGTGGATCAATGTCGCCGATGAGCCCAAAACAGGCTATGTGGATAAGCTCACCCTGGAAGCAAAAAAATTCAACACCGCCCTTCCCTGCGCCGTCATCGGCATTGGCGGCGGCTCTGCTATGGATCTTGCCAAATCCGTCTCATTAATGCTTACCAACGAGGGCTCTTCCACCAAGTACCAGGGATGGGATTTGATCAAAAACCCGGCGATTTGGCATGCAGCCGTTCCCACACTTTCCGGAACGGGTGCAGAAGTGTCCCGGACCGCCGTACTCACCGGACCCGAAAAAAAATTGGGGCTGAACTCGGATTATACGGTGTTCGACCAGGTGGTTTTAGACCCTGAACTCACCGCAGGGGTGCCCAAAGACCAGCACTTTTACACCGGCATGGACTGCTATATCCACTGCATTGAATCTTTGCAGGGAACTTATATCAATGAATTTTCCAAAGCCTATGGGGAAAAATCTTTAGATCTTTGCCGCCAGGTGTTTGTGGATAACCACCCGGACTCGGCTGACAAACTGATGATGGCCTCCTTTTTCGGCGGCATGAGCATTGCCTATTCCCAGGTTGGCGCTTGCCATGCCCTGTCTTATGGCCTGGCCTATGTGCTTGGCACCCATCACGGCGTAGGCTGCTGCATCACCTTTGACACCCTGGACGAATACTATCCCGACGGCGTAAAAGAATTCCGCTCCATTATGGAAAAAACAGGGGTGGACATTCCCAGAGGCCTGACAAAGGATCTTACAGATGATCAGATGGAAACCATGATCAGTGTGGCCCTGAATCTGGATCCTCTGTGGGAAAACTGCCTGGGCAAGGACTGGAAAACGATCATGACCCGCGACAAGGCGCGCAGCCTTTTTGAGAAGATGTAA
- the kdsB gene encoding 3-deoxy-manno-octulosonate cytidylyltransferase: protein MPIAVIPARFGSSRLGGKPLVNIAGKPMIQRVFEQSQKSSVVTRTIVATDDERIVNAVKSFGGDAVMTSDTCRSGTDRVAETAAMLGAADEEIIINIQGDQPVFDPKSLDDLIRPFEENPGLSMSTLAYKIKNPREITDPKDVKVVFNRQGFAMYFSRAQIPFPRDGQTDVDYFKHLGFYAYTKAFLDQIVTLDSGTCEQVEKLEQLRVLEYGFPIKVAVTQYDSPEIDLPEDIERVEAALRSQC, encoded by the coding sequence ATGCCTATCGCAGTGATACCCGCACGCTTTGGTTCCAGCCGGCTTGGTGGTAAACCGTTGGTTAATATTGCAGGCAAGCCTATGATTCAGCGGGTATTTGAGCAATCCCAGAAATCATCCGTGGTGACAAGAACCATTGTTGCCACGGATGATGAACGTATTGTCAATGCCGTGAAATCGTTTGGAGGCGACGCCGTAATGACCTCGGATACCTGCCGGTCAGGTACGGACCGGGTGGCTGAAACCGCTGCGATGCTTGGAGCGGCGGATGAAGAGATCATCATCAATATCCAGGGGGATCAACCTGTGTTTGATCCCAAAAGCCTTGATGATTTAATCCGGCCCTTTGAGGAGAATCCCGGTCTTTCCATGTCCACCCTGGCATATAAAATCAAAAATCCCCGGGAGATTACAGATCCCAAAGATGTTAAGGTTGTGTTCAATCGCCAGGGCTTTGCCATGTATTTTTCCCGGGCACAGATTCCCTTTCCCCGGGACGGCCAGACAGATGTAGATTACTTTAAGCATTTAGGATTTTACGCATACACCAAAGCCTTTTTAGACCAAATTGTCACACTTGACAGCGGTACCTGCGAACAGGTGGAAAAACTGGAGCAGCTCCGAGTACTGGAATACGGGTTCCCCATAAAAGTGGCTGTCACCCAATATGATTCACCGGAGATTGATCTGCCCGAAGATATTGAACGTGTTGAAGCTGCCTTGCGCTCACAATGCTGA
- a CDS encoding glycosyltransferase: MNNKFYKIIHTSSRLLWGNREKRILCESLWMKNNGHQVVIIAPGDSPLFKKAKQNELKVYPISFKSLAGLGEYWRLKQIFAREQPFVVNAHGKGDAKLALKAAQTTGVPCRIMSRHNGNRVKNTWPNKKIYKTRCNYIFTTSKDSKKHLKETFALSDMQIFSIPDGIFVSDAAVFPNKTTQTAARQKLAILLGLEIDARFIGIVDKAAPQKKQRFRTTAEQLSRQFPFHHLVIAGIPENQDAMYKQLCSRVHILPQTEEKDAFYHALDCCLYFPNPRDFYHGVPLEATRAMAFFCPVIGPDAPGIRDILIDHKTGRVFDPKQPESLPQIIQWALNTPQTIQALAWEARAKVEQHYTMDAMGRDILRIYQLRQIKIDRRVQMIS; this comes from the coding sequence ATGAATAATAAATTCTATAAAATCATCCATACATCAAGCCGCCTCCTTTGGGGAAACAGAGAAAAACGAATTCTTTGCGAATCACTGTGGATGAAAAACAACGGTCACCAGGTAGTCATTATCGCGCCTGGGGATAGTCCTTTGTTTAAAAAAGCCAAACAAAACGAATTGAAGGTCTATCCCATATCTTTCAAATCATTAGCCGGCCTTGGTGAGTATTGGCGGCTCAAACAAATATTTGCCAGAGAACAACCATTTGTAGTCAATGCCCACGGTAAAGGTGACGCTAAACTCGCGTTAAAGGCTGCCCAGACCACGGGTGTCCCCTGCCGAATCATGTCCCGCCACAATGGGAACCGGGTTAAAAACACCTGGCCCAACAAAAAAATCTATAAAACCCGGTGCAACTATATCTTCACCACCTCAAAAGACAGCAAAAAACATCTTAAAGAGACCTTTGCTTTGTCAGACATGCAGATTTTTTCCATTCCCGACGGCATTTTCGTATCTGATGCCGCCGTTTTCCCAAACAAAACAACCCAAACAGCGGCCAGACAGAAATTAGCAATACTCTTGGGATTGGAAATAGATGCCCGGTTCATTGGTATTGTCGATAAAGCAGCGCCCCAAAAAAAACAACGGTTTCGCACAACCGCGGAGCAACTTAGCCGACAATTTCCTTTTCATCATCTGGTAATTGCCGGTATCCCCGAAAACCAGGACGCTATGTATAAACAACTCTGCTCCCGGGTGCATATACTGCCGCAGACCGAAGAGAAAGACGCCTTTTACCACGCCCTGGACTGCTGTCTTTATTTCCCCAATCCCCGAGATTTTTATCACGGAGTGCCTTTGGAAGCGACAAGGGCCATGGCTTTCTTTTGCCCGGTGATAGGCCCGGATGCACCCGGCATCAGGGATATTCTTATTGATCATAAAACCGGCCGGGTCTTTGATCCAAAGCAACCTGAATCTTTGCCCCAAATCATCCAATGGGCTCTGAATACCCCCCAAACGATCCAGGCCCTGGCCTGGGAAGCCCGGGCCAAGGTTGAACAACACTACACCATGGACGCTATGGGCAGGGATATCTTGCGTATTTACCAGTTACGCCAGATAAAAATTGATCGAAGAGTTCAAATGATCTCCTAA
- the istB gene encoding IS21-like element helper ATPase IstB: MNPAVQAVLTQHLKTLKLSTMEKELEGQIRQAHEAACGYDEFLLNLVEAEVQIRQENGRKRRLKEARFPMQKPLETFDFEAAPDLDARLIKELSTGTFIKEARNIILIGKSGAGKTHLATSIGMEACRYGHRVRFITGCGLANELTEAREQQALGRMIKRYAGYGLLILDELGYVPFSKIGAELLFQVLTERHERRSIIITTNLGFGDWTQVFGDANLTAALLDRVTHRAHIIQCNWDSYRLKQTLKSRG, encoded by the coding sequence ATGAACCCAGCAGTCCAGGCAGTCCTCACACAGCACTTAAAAACGCTGAAGCTCTCGACGATGGAAAAAGAGTTGGAAGGTCAGATCCGGCAGGCGCATGAGGCGGCCTGCGGCTACGATGAGTTTTTATTGAATCTTGTTGAAGCGGAAGTTCAAATACGGCAGGAAAACGGTCGCAAGCGACGTCTCAAGGAAGCCAGGTTCCCGATGCAGAAACCGCTTGAAACATTTGATTTTGAGGCTGCCCCTGATTTGGACGCCCGGTTGATCAAAGAACTTTCAACAGGGACATTCATTAAAGAAGCCCGGAATATAATTTTGATAGGTAAAAGCGGAGCCGGTAAAACCCATCTGGCAACCAGCATCGGGATGGAAGCCTGCCGGTATGGACATCGAGTTCGTTTTATTACTGGTTGTGGGCTTGCAAACGAACTGACGGAGGCCAGGGAACAACAGGCTCTGGGTAGAATGATAAAACGATATGCCGGTTATGGGCTGTTGATTCTTGATGAATTGGGGTACGTCCCGTTCAGTAAAATCGGCGCTGAATTATTGTTCCAAGTCCTTACCGAGCGCCATGAAAGACGTTCGATCATCATCACTACCAATCTTGGTTTTGGTGATTGGACGCAGGTGTTTGGCGATGCAAATCTTACCGCTGCTCTGCTGGATCGTGTCACTCACCGGGCTCACATTATTCAATGTAACTGGGACAGTTATCGACTTAAACAGACTTTAAAATCGAGAGGATAA